Below is a genomic region from Pleurocapsa sp. PCC 7319.
TTCCAAGGCGATAGCGGTAAATGGACTTGCTACGCTAGAGCCAGAGACAAACAGCAACAATTTATCTTTTACTCCCTTTGCCCTGTCAACGCTCCAGAGAATAAACGACAGGCGATCGCAGAATTTGTTGCTAGAGCTAACTACGGCATAATTTTGGGTAATTTTGAACTCGACTTTACCGACGGAGAAATTCGTTATAAAACCAGTATTGATGTTGGGAGTGACAAACTTACTCACGAACTAATTAAACAAGTAGTTTACACCAACGTGATGACGATGGACAAATACCAACTGGGAATTATGTCTGTAATTTATAGTGATGTGTCCCCAGAAGATGCCATAAAACAAGTTGAAGGATAAAAAAAGTATGAGGCAAGGCAATGACTAGAACTAGAAATTATAAAGACGATTTACTAAAAGCTTTGAGCGATCCAATTGAAGCAAGAGAATATCTCAATGCAGCTTTAAAAGACGAAAACCTAGAAGTTTTTTTACTAGCACTGCGAGACGTGATTGAAGCTAACAGCACCATGAGCGAACTAGCACGAGCTACTAATCGCAATCGCGAGAGTTTATACAAAACCCTTTCCGACAAAGGCAATCCTCAACTAAATAGCGTTCGTAGTATTCTCAGTAACTTGGGATTTAAATTGGCAGTGGAAGCAAATAATTAATGGAGATCGCACGCGTAAATTAAAAGATTATGAACAAACATCTTATTCGTAATGATAACGACAAGCGAGAAAATCAATTTGGGTATTTCCCACCCGATACACAAGCCGATATTCTAAATCGATTCTCTGCGACTAGATATCGACCTCCAGATACTTTAAGTAAGATTGTAGAAAGAACAATGCTACCCCTAATCGATTCGACTTGATAAAGATAAGTAAATCAAAAATGACGTTAATATAGTGTAACGCATCAAATCAACTGAATATATCTAATAGGCAAAGATCGTGAACTCAGCAACAACTACTGAATATAAACATATTCTACTTGACGATCGCCAAGTTCCGTTCATCAAAGGAACATCTATGAAAGTCGTGGAATTAGTTACTTCTGTCCAAGCTTATGGTTGGAGTCCAGAAGAATTACATTTTCAGTATCCTCATCTGAGTATGAGCCAAATTTATTCAGCTTTAGCTTATTACTGGGAATATAAAGAGGAAATTGATGCAGATGTGAAACGACGCTTCGAGTATAGCGAAAAATTACGCCAAGATGCTGGAGAATCAACTTTAGCCAAAAGACTGCGTCAAGAAGGACTCATCAAATGAAATGAGTATTGCTTTTTACCTGGATGAGAACGTTCACCGAGGGATTACAAATGGATTGCGAATTCGGAATGTGGATGTCCTGACAGTACAAGAAGATGGACGTACTAGCTTTCCAGATCCGATTATACTTGACCGAGCGACAGAACTTGATCGGGTGTTATTTTCTCAAGATGATGATTTTCTAGTAGAAGCAACCCGTCGTCAACAAGAAAAAATAAACTTTTCTGGTGTTGTTTCTGCCCATAAACTAAGAATTTCCGTTGGTGATTGTATTTGCGATCTAGAAATTCTTGCCAAAGCTGCCTATCCTGAAGAATTAACAAATCAGATTCAATACTTACCTTTGTAGTGCGATCTTCAAAGACTAACTACATCAGGAACTCTCAGAATTCATCACCAGAGCTAACTACGGCATAATTTTGGGCAACTTTGAACTCGACTTCAGCGATGGGGAAATTCGTTATAAAACCAGCATTGATGTGGGAAATGACAAACTCACCCACGAACTAATTAAACAAGTAGTTTATACCAACGTGATGACGATGGATAAATACCATCCAGCAATTATATCTGTCATCTACAGTGAAGTGTCCCCAGAAGATGCCATTAAAGAAGTTGAAAGTTGAGGAAATTCTAAACAAACAATGAATTGAAAAAAAATCATGACTAACGAGCAACAATCAAGCAATTTTTGGATTACATTACCAGGTATCCTCACAGGAATTGCTGCTGTAATTGCAGCTATATTAGGTACAGGAGGGGTCGTAAAGTTTTTGCAGCCTGAAGAAACTTCTAATTCTAAATCGATAGACACTACAACTATTACAGTTCCTGCCGATTCTAGGGAAGGTATATCTTACACTAATCAAAAAAATGAAAGGGTGATTGTAGAATTCAAAGCCAACGGTAGATGGATAGCAATTCCTGAAGAGAATACTGCTACTAATATTCCTACATCTGCTAAAGGGGAGCTTTCAGCAGACGGCGATCAAAACTTTAATAAGAACCCAAATGCGCCTTGTCCTGGTGCTGCTTTGGGGGCATTAGTGATTCTGAACAAAGAAGGATGTTTATCAGCGAGTGGAAAGAAAGGAGATTTTCACCTAGAGCAAGGAGAAACTGTCCGCTTTTTGATGAACGATGTTAAAACACTTTATCAAGATAACAAGGGTTCTATCGCTATTGAATTATTCTCGAAATAATGCAAGCAAAGAAAATCTATTTATTATCTTGCTAATTTCTGAAAAAAAGCGATCGCCTTTCTAGAGCGTATAAATAATGAAATATTACAAGACTTCTTTACAACATCTATTAGCAGAACTAGAACGCATCGATCTGTTAATTCAAGTCCAACTCCAACGACTGCAAACCATCCAGTCAAGCGATCCAGCCTTTCAAGGGCTGTATATTTCCGAACCAGAACTCAAGCGATTACTAGAAAAACCTCTTGGCGTACCTCATTGGGCTGCTGGGTCAACACCACTATCTAGCAAAGAAATTCAGAATGCATTAGACAAAATATCTGCCGATATTGCTCAGAAAAAAACAGCAAGCAGCAAAAAAGGTATTGAATTGCGTCTAGATTCTCTCGGTCGTAAATTTCAGCTTACTCCTACAGCTATTGATATTCTGCTAATTTGTTTAGCCCCAGAATTGGACTTACGCTATCAAAGTGCTTATGGTTATCTGCAAGGGGATGTGACGAAAAAACGACCTAGTGTGGACTTGGTCTTAAACTTACTCTGTCCCGATCTAGAAACTAAACTAGAAGTTCGACAACGCTTTACTGCCAGCGCACCGTTATTAAAATATCATCTAATAGATATAGAAGATGATTCATTGCCTTTACTGAGTAGACATTTTAATCTAGGCGATCGCCTTGTCA
It encodes:
- a CDS encoding DUF433 domain-containing protein encodes the protein MNSATTTEYKHILLDDRQVPFIKGTSMKVVELVTSVQAYGWSPEELHFQYPHLSMSQIYSALAYYWEYKEEIDADVKRRFEYSEKLRQDAGESTLAKRLRQEGLIK
- a CDS encoding addiction module antidote protein, encoding MTRTRNYKDDLLKALSDPIEAREYLNAALKDENLEVFLLALRDVIEANSTMSELARATNRNRESLYKTLSDKGNPQLNSVRSILSNLGFKLAVEANN
- a CDS encoding DUF5615 family PIN-like protein, with product MSIAFYLDENVHRGITNGLRIRNVDVLTVQEDGRTSFPDPIILDRATELDRVLFSQDDDFLVEATRRQQEKINFSGVVSAHKLRISVGDCICDLEILAKAAYPEELTNQIQYLPL